The DNA segment cacaacggccagagatgcatttatccgaagtcaggagccaggagtttcttccgggtctcccacgccagtgcaggtgctgtcctaggctgtagcagagagctggataggaagaagagcagctgggactcgaactggcacccatatgggatgctggcgctgcaggctggggctttgcctgctatgccacagggctggccccagaggCTAAGTTTTGAGTGTGGAGAGAGACCAACGAAAACAAGAAGGAAGTTGTTGCAATCAGTTTTGGGTACAGGGACATTGAAGCAGCGGAACCCAAGAGACAATCAGCACAGGAGGACTGCTACAGACGAGGGAATAGCGAGTACACGTACATTTGGGAGTCATCAGTGTTTAGAGAAATGAATGACATCACGCAAGGACAGAGAACCTGTAGACTAAGAGAGAAGAAGTACAGGGAACAGCACCACTCACGGTGACAGCTCAGCTTCCTGGCCAAGCTCTAGAGTCAGGGAGAGCTGGTCTTGCAAGTTGGAATTGGGATTTGGGAGCTGAGCCTCTTGGCAAAGTCAGTTACCCTCTGGGATGAGCAGTCACACCTAGTAGTAATGGGCTTTCTTCAGGAATGCTGTGGGAGGGTGCTGTGAGACGCACTAGCACTACGTAAGGCACCTGGGGTCAGGAAAACTCTTCATTCTCTTATTCTAGGTAATGCCACACCCCGTTTGCTCTTTGTCATATTCCTCCTAATTCACTAAGAGCACCTTCCTGGTCCCttgaggctggggggggggggtaagttGGGGCGGGGCGGTGGGCCGAACTCCTGTGACGCGGCACTCATGTGACCAGTAGGGTGCAGACGTGGGCAACAGCCCCCGCGCCCACCCTATGCTCCAGTCCAGGTGCTCGTCCTGTCCCGGCGCCCGCGCAGAACCGGCTCCCTGAGCGGTCCGGGCGGCGGGCGAGCGGCAAAAGGCCCAGGGAGGCGCAGGCCTGGCCCGCGTGCCCGCAGGTCAGTGTGGGGGCGGCCGCCGGCGCGGACCCGGGACGGGGATGGAGGTGATGGCAGCGGGAGCCCTGGCTGCGGAGGCGCaggggcagtgggaggagggCGCCAGGGAGCGCGCGGCGCCCTGGCCGAGACCCGGGCGGGGGACCTGGCTGCGCGGGCAGCCGCCCTCTCGACCCCCTCTGCTCCCCCATCCCTTTGAgagcgggctggggagggggcgccctgCAGTGCGACAGTGGGACGCGGGCACCCTGGCCACAAGCCCCCCCGCAGCCTCTGCGCCTCTGACGACGCACGGACCTCGGCGAAGAGGGCGCAAAGGGGCAGGCTGCTTCCCGCGGAGGGGGCGCGGGCGCCGCACGCAGCCGGGCAGGCCTCCCGGCGTGCTGCCCGAGGCCCGAAGAGACATGGCGGCCGGGGTGCgggggaagcaggggaggggggcgTGGGGTGAGCAGGCCCGGATCGTGCCCAGGACCGAGGCTCTGCGAGTCCGCGGAGCGCGCAGTCCCCGCCCCTGTGCCCTGGCTGTCCGCAGGTCTGCGCGTCGGTGGTGGCCAGCGCCCCGGGAGGCCTGAGAGGAGGAGCCAGCTGCGCGGAATCCCTGCAGGTCAGCGGCAGGGGAGGCTCGGGCGGGGACCCCGAAGGGTCGCCGGCGCGCAGGGCACGGCCTGGGCCGAATGCGGGCCCGCCGCCCGTGTGCCCTCCGCCTCACCGCGCGGGCGCCCTGCCCCGCCGGGCCGGTGTGGAGCAGGTGGTAGTGCCTGCCACTGGGTGGTTGGCTCAGGCGTGCGGAGCGAGGGGTGTGCAGGCGGCGCACCGGGAGGCCCGGCCAGGCGAGGGGCCCCCTCCCAGGGCGCGAGATGAAGTCGGATGCgcacctgcctctgtgcccaCGTCCTGAGTCTCCCCCATCTCCTCTTTGTCTCCTCCCCTCCGCCCCTACCCCCAGCACAGGACAAGGAAGAGGCATCGCAACATGGAAACAGCCCGCAATAGGAAGGAGGGACAGGTGGAAAGCGAGGGACAGCCGGGAGACGAAGTGGAGCCCGAAGACGAAGAGAAGTCCGACGAGGAAGGAAAGTGGCATGCGGAGGAGCCTGgcgggggccagggccagctggCGGAGGAGGGCGGGCCGGGCGCGGAGGGGCCAGCGGCCGAGGCGGCCAAGCCCCCCGCCGAGGGCCCGCCCGCAGCCCCCGCGCCGCCGGAGAGCGAGCCGCGCGCCGCCGAGAAGCGCCCGGCCGAAGACTACGTGCCCCGGAAAGCCAAAAGGAAAACGGACCGGGGCACGGACGACTCCCCCAGGGACTCGCACGAGGACTTCCAGGACCGGCACCTGGGCAGCGAGGAGACGCTGCGGGAGTGCGCCGACGCGGCCAGGGCTCAGGAGGAGCTGAGGAAGAAGCAGAAGACGGGCGGTTTCCACTGGATGCAGAGGGAGGCTCAGGATCCGTTCGCCCCGAGGGGCCAGCGGGGCGTCAGGGGGGTCCGGGGCGGCGGGAGGGGCCAGAGGGGCTTCCACGACATCCCGTACCTGTGACCCTGGGCCTTGCGCTCTGCGCCCCGAATGTTGCCGGCCCCGTTTTTCCTGCGCGAAGTCGCCAGGCCCTGGGCTTCAATCTTAAGCTGATCACTTTGCTTTAGGTGTCGCGCGCCCGACCAGCAGCCTTTCGACCCACCCACAGCGCTCTGTCTTTCGGTAGAGGATTAATGCCCCTGCGCATGTACCttgtaaaataacaataaaaacgtTTGCAGAACCGCGCACGTGGTGCCAGCCCATTGCTCCGGTGTACTTCATGTCAGTGTGTTTGCATACAACATCTGTGCACGGGAAAACTTGGAAAATGTGCACGCGCACAAGCAGGCTGTCCGTCTTCCTGAATGGTGGCTGAGACCGGGTCTTACCTGCTCAGAAATGAGCCAGCTCACCTGCTGGTTAGGCCCCTCCATGCCAGCCATTGTTCCGCTGGGGGGCCGTTCCTGGGTCCCCCCTGGCGAACCAGGTCAGTGAGCACCGCTGCCCGCTTCTCCTGGGGCCTCGCCCATCCTCCGGCTCCTCCGTGTGTGATTCCCTTGCTTTCCTTTGCTTACTCAGCTCCACTTTTTCCTAAGGATGTGGGTTATGTTTGTCACAATAATTAAGAAAACTAAAGCCAGAAAAACAACGTACGATAAGCAATTAAACTGTTCAAGGTGCTTGTGAGAACAATGAAGACACTTAAAATCCCCGTGGTCAGAACATCCAACGATAAGTAAAATTCCCATTACCTCTGGGACTCGCAGCTAGAGCAGCAGCCAGGCTTGTGACAGATCTCTTGTTAAGGGTAAGTCTTGCCATCCATGAAACACAGATAGTACTTTCTCGCAGGACGGCCCGGTCAATTAGACAAGGTACTGAGGGCGTGGGCTATGTTGTAACCTGGCCCTCACCAGACAGCTGCAAGTAGAATGGCTCCTACACTACCATGCATTAGCAGGATccttgggggagggctggggctgtgccccaGAACCAGACCAGACAGCTGAGAGGTAGGTGCTACTCTATTCTGGGTACTTCCAAGTCTATAGGAAACTGTGCCCTTGTCCCTGGGCTCTTCACACTTCGCTGAAAGAGGCCTCAAGTTGCCAAAGCCCTGTTGATTTTTCTGGAGTCACTGGTGAGCCAATGTCCACCCACCCTTGACCCCTTTAGAAGTGGAGAAAACCCTCTCCTCACTTTAATCACCAGTTACCCATGGATAACTAACTCTCTGCTACTACTTAAGCCCCAATTAACACCTGGCGGGCAAGATCACGGGAATGCTGTTGGAGATGGACAACTCGGAGCTGCTGCACATGCTGGAGTATCCCGAGTTTCTCCGCTCCAAGGTGGAGGAAGCTGCGGCAATCTTACAAGGTCATCACGCCAAGAAGTAAGCTGCCCAGAAGGTGGGCGCTGTTGCTGCCACTACCTCTTAGACATGGAAAAACCGATTCAAAAGCCAAATAACCGCTCGTGGAGTTCAGCTCAGGGTTTGAAGACTTCGTAGCTTGTCCTATGGACCTCAACACTAAGAACCACATTTTGCAAATTTAATAGGTCATTTTATATCAAAAGGTCAATTAATAAAGCACCTagaatttttcaataaaaaaaaatacacacacccacatgtgTGTATTTTGTTAATTTGTATGCTTTCACATTCATAAATGTTCTCCTCAGTAAATTCAGGTATTGCAGGCGAGGTCATGAAAGAATGCCCACTATGATGGAGGCTGTGCTAATATCCAGGTTAATATCCTGTTTGAAGAGTCGCTCTCCTACCTTGAGTTCACTCCCAGGAAGTTATCATCAGACACCACCTTAGACGCTCAGCAGAACCTTTAGAACATTTGAATTTTAAAGCCTCACAGTGAATCCATTGTATTTTGTGGGTAGGTACCACCTGAGAGCTAATTAAAAATGCAGAATTCCAGCTGCTGCATCAAACCCACTACTTTTTTTAACCAAGATCCCGAGCTAATTCCAATGCGCATTGAAGTTTAAGAAGTACATAGATGGACTGATggtgtggctcagcgggttatgctgcagcctgcagcatcagcatcccatatgggccccagttcgagtcctggctgctccacttccaatccagctctctgctatggccttgggaaagcagtagaaaatggcccaagtctctggactcctgcacccaatgggagacaacaaagaagatcctgactcttggcttcggcctggcaccgCCCTCAtcattactgccatttgggagtgaactagcggatggaagatctttctgtccacccttctctctctaactctacctttcaaataaataagtcttaaaagatactaataatttaaaaagaagcacATAGATAATCTTTTCAGGCTGCTTACTCTCACCTTCACATGAAATATGTGCCcaaaattgtgtatgtgtgtgtgtgtatatatatataacacacatCACTGATGATTAGAATTAGACTGATATTTTTCAAGCTGTGCTTGTCCCTCCCCCATGCAAAATAGAACTTGAAATCTTAATTCAATGCGTCAaggtctgtaatttttttaatgaaataagacAGAATAGAGTCAAATAGAGACAAGTAAAAAGTAACAAATTGCCTCGCAAGTAGCTAGGATGAATATTTTGTAAAATCTGTATTTCAGTTAGGTATGTGTGCACTGAGTTGTGATggaaaaatgcatttctttttttaaaaaagatttattttatttatttgacagagttacaaagagaggtacacacacacacacacacagagacagagagagagagagagagagagagaggtcttccatccgctgacaagtgatagatatttaataaaaagtGAGTCAGGAGCTCTTCCTTGAGTTCTCCAAGTTTAGTGCCTGTCTACAAAAAGAACCCTGGACAAGCAACTTAAATTGTCCAACAGGTTCTACTTACAATCACAAAATAGAGTCATTGGTTTTATATGTTGGACAGGGCCTGTTGTAATTTGCAGTCAATGCTGTTATTATTAAAGACTATATACTTAGCAGCACCAAGGAGAGTTCCTAGGGTGGTACTTCTCAACCCCAGGAAGACAGGCTCTGCAAAGTGAAACCGAACAGCTCTAGAAGTTGTACTCTAAAAAGATCCAGTGGAGTACATGCCACAGGAGCAGAGCCTCACAAAAGAACAGAAGCATGCCTGCCAGGGTCGGGGACCAGATAGATGAACACATACTACAGACGATTTTGTTCCACTTAGCTTGGATTTGGGAGACAACATATATCATCTTGGGTTGCGCTTGGACTCCATATGGTTTCCAGTTTTGAGAGGTACCCAGAACAAGGAAAAGATCTAGAGTAGGTCCAGACTGTAGTTTTCCTTTGATGCCTCAGCCTCATGACCCTGCAGATCCATTTGTATTATGTCTGTGTTAAAGAAGTTGCATGAAATCTTAGAAAGCTCCAATAGTAGAATTAGAGTAACCATACCTAGAGCTTTGGAGAAAAACCATGCCCTCTTCTCTTGGCAACTAGTCTAAATTTGAGAAATTGCTCTTGGCTTGCTATCAGACTCTGGTAGAAATTTAATACCCAACAATGAGGTATTAATTTTGGAGGAATCATTCACCCACTATAAACTTGTTTCTGGGGCAGCGTtttggagtagtgggttaagccattgccagcaatgccagtatcccatatgggtaccagtttgagtccaggctgctccactttcaatccagcttcctattaatgtgccttggaaagcagaaaacggtccaagtgtttgggcctctgccacctacgtaggagacccagatgaagttccaggctcctatctttggcctggtgcagccccaactactatagccatttgggaagtgaacctacagagggaagacctgtgtgtgtgtgtgtgtgtgtgcttttctctctctctctctctctctctctctctaactctgccttttaagtaaataaataaatctttaaaaatttttgaataataaaGGTTTATTTGGATACCAGCTTTCCACTATTAATTGCGATGGTGTTAAAATGCCAGGCCTAAGTAAGTCAAGCAGGGACAAGTAAATTACATGTGCAGTTGGCTCAGACTCCTTTGGTACTTACTCCTGATAAGTCATTACCTCTCTCTCAACCTGCGTGTCATGCGTGGCCTTGTGGAGAGTTCCTCATACTCATTACAACTTAGAAAAAGATGGATAAAACAATAGCCCAGCTCGTGTATATATCTTGCTGATATGTTGATAGGTGCAAATTGATGGCTGCTACACTATGGGCTCACCCAGGGAAGA comes from the Oryctolagus cuniculus chromosome X, mOryCun1.1, whole genome shotgun sequence genome and includes:
- the TCEAL6 gene encoding transcription elongation factor A protein-like 6, whose translation is METARNRKEGQVESEGQPGDEVEPEDEEKSDEEGKWHAEEPGGGQGQLAEEGGPGAEGPAAEAAKPPAEGPPAAPAPPESEPRAAEKRPAEDYVPRKAKRKTDRGTDDSPRDSHEDFQDRHLGSEETLRECADAARAQEELRKKQKTGGFHWMQREAQDPFAPRGQRGVRGVRGGGRGQRGFHDIPYL